In the Nitrospirota bacterium genome, one interval contains:
- a CDS encoding efflux RND transporter periplasmic adaptor subunit, whose translation MRRPALRVVLLVLFVSAVAGGVWLWQSKHEKESRHELVLFGNVDIRQVNLAFNITERIETVLAQEGDRVREGQLLATLDDRRLKHEVDRSEALVAAQREVVARLEAGTRPEEIGKARADVEAAKAELHLAELTYRRVRNLAGEDVLSEQRKDDARAALETAQARLKALQKALDLAIAGPRREDIAAARATLKAYEAQLDVARRELSYASLYAPSDGVVQVRLLEPGDMASAQKAVLIIALDDPLWVRAYVPETELGKIWTGMSAVVSTDTYPGKRYKAWIGFISPTAQFTPKSVETKEVRTSLVYQVRVYVCNPQHELRMGMPATVTVPLNQAPAEEGTDRERCTDP comes from the coding sequence ATGAGGAGGCCCGCGCTCCGGGTTGTTCTCCTTGTGCTGTTTGTTTCGGCGGTGGCCGGTGGTGTCTGGCTGTGGCAGTCGAAGCATGAGAAGGAATCCCGCCACGAGCTTGTTCTGTTCGGCAACGTTGACATCCGGCAGGTCAACCTGGCGTTCAATATTACCGAACGGATCGAAACAGTGCTGGCACAGGAAGGCGACCGCGTCAGGGAGGGCCAGCTTCTGGCGACCCTTGACGACCGCAGGCTGAAACACGAAGTCGACCGGTCCGAAGCCCTCGTGGCAGCCCAGCGGGAAGTCGTAGCACGACTGGAGGCCGGGACACGTCCCGAGGAAATCGGCAAGGCGCGAGCGGATGTGGAAGCCGCGAAAGCGGAGCTCCATTTGGCAGAGCTTACCTACCGCCGCGTGCGCAACCTTGCGGGCGAAGATGTCCTTTCCGAGCAGAGGAAGGATGACGCAAGGGCCGCGCTTGAGACGGCGCAGGCCCGCCTGAAGGCGCTGCAGAAAGCCCTGGACCTTGCAATCGCCGGCCCCCGCAGGGAGGATATCGCGGCTGCCAGGGCTACCCTGAAGGCTTATGAGGCGCAGCTTGACGTGGCGCGGCGAGAGCTTAGCTATGCATCTCTCTACGCTCCGTCGGATGGAGTAGTCCAGGTGCGGCTTCTTGAGCCCGGCGACATGGCTTCGGCCCAAAAAGCCGTTCTCATCATTGCCCTTGACGACCCCCTGTGGGTCAGAGCCTACGTCCCTGAAACGGAACTCGGCAAGATATGGACGGGCATGTCCGCAGTGGTAAGCACCGACACCTATCCGGGAAAGCGCTACAAGGCTTGGATCGGGTTTATCTCCCCCACGGCGCAGTTTACGCCAAAGTCGGTCGAGACAAAAGAGGTGCGCACAAGCCTCGTATACCAGGTGCGGGTGTATGTGTGCAATCCCCAACACGAGCTGCGCATGGGGATGCCGGCGACAGTGACCGTTCCATTGAACCAGGCTCCCGCAGAAGAAGGCACGGATAGAGAGCGTTGCACGGACCCATGA